One Osmerus mordax isolate fOsmMor3 chromosome 25, fOsmMor3.pri, whole genome shotgun sequence DNA window includes the following coding sequences:
- the LOC136933512 gene encoding LOW QUALITY PROTEIN: pecanex-like protein 3 (The sequence of the model RefSeq protein was modified relative to this genomic sequence to represent the inferred CDS: inserted 2 bases in 1 codon) — translation MGSQALQILRQGVWASLTGGWYVDPHQSTFSNCFHLYLWIFLLAFPFLLYMALPPTLLVAGVYCAAVAAFFTAVKTVNFRLHTMFDLGEIVEKRQASLAADPTRAEDGDDGSAAHDGNQHRDSSVGVEMTVFRKVNSTPPVRCSSQHSLFGLNQVSEFLPQSDDTGGAKDIKELMREQGSNNLIVTSAHRDIFRHNSQDALRAASVVQSCMAAALVGDFTGFMGVSGGYGGLPGESPSIPPSPSSQEDGGDKEPFQEMAGALEQLPQEEEDEEEDVGRRRAYSPLGPSGESESLGDAPLSPLIKSSLSQELSENLLGLGLDPGAFARGTAHPGSRSGVAMAAGSTDSCFSGGGGAATDRETLSTVSSYRSEKTDSTQLESPSLSLPHPATVRPPAAATAPPXEPGRGPAPQDGSDTDNLSDSVLLRSPSKEPSPGAGLDRTLVEGDDLPPGVADPCPPPSSLRDSSPSSSGHSEAFDLERRAPLPPLPPPRQASSASTGLGLGLVCSEPALPVSSSPFLLSEALPSLQSQTQQVVRPKDLKLLRPGGAGGGGAGHRPGRRKAPRKRGGAGSGSFDCGSYRRHHSRGQHRDYIPVRSRLGAKAYSESLFEDSSDDDDDDGSDMSAGSSLGSQCRYSSDDDSSSSTSCYSPDLASPGVAPAEPSAAAQPPSPGDAAELEATGPSHARGAQRSASTASAKTHARVLSMDGAGHSNAAGAPLQASSQPPPSSSSTPAPRALTISKSDLEARGVHSDGFPGSHLHRLESLGGSWAGNQAGWRAGELAEEGAVGGALAPEDAGKRDSVSSVKRTQAIRRRHNAGSNPTPPPSTMGSPPSLQDLQRVRTSSHTRARTLPSALHFASSLLLRGGVHEASTFDDTSEGAVHYFFDESGCCCCVTGVKRSYTFGPAGGGYEDPVQERERQSQSSSFTSTEVPEGAPVLSMLQPRPVVLQGMQVRRVPLEMPEFDLDHESLHESQENTLMIEEKAKPRQYYRFWVLPGRWLRVRYDRLALLALLDRNRGVGENVLAVLLASLVAFLGFLLLLQGFFRDIWVFQFCLVIASCQYSLLKSVQPDAASPMHGHNWIIVYSRPVYFCLCCSLIWLLDLVGRSSALLPFSLYGITFFSPHFLLCARDVLIVFALCFPVIFLFGLLPQVNTFIMCLLEQVDMHVFGGTATTSPLSSLYSLIRSVLVSALLYGFCLGAINAPWVDPHVPVLFSVFCGLLLALSYHLSRQSSDPTILWSLIRSRFFPELDGRPPEDPPLEIKDPLPEKLRNSVKETLHSDLVVCPLMAVITFAISASTVFIALQPALSFVLYVVAGAVGFLTHYVLPQLRKQLPWFCLAHPLLRSREYSQFEVRDAAQLMWFEKLYAWLQCVEKYFIYPAVVLNSLTTEARGVSQNHKELDLYGRALFISLAGMKLLRSSFCAPSLQYVTLCFTALFFHFDYPHFSETFLLDFYFMSILFSKLWDLLYKLRFVLTYIAPWQITWGSAFHAFAQPFAVPHSAMLFLQAVFSALFSTPLNPVLGSAVFVTSYTRPVKFWERDYNTKRVDHSNTRLATQLDRNPGADDNNLNSIFYEHLTRSLQHSLCGDLLLGRWGNYAAGDCFILASDYLNALVHIIEIGNGLVTFQLRGLEFRGTYCQQREVEAITEGVEEDEGCCCCEPGHLPHVLSFNAAFGQRWLAWEVAATKYILEGYSISDNNAASMLQVFDLRKILITYYVKSIIYYVSRSAKLEEWLANEAVQEALRPCLGPAYVDSDPTFNLNIDEDYDHRASGITPAAFCVVYLDWIQYCNSRRQTPVDSERDSPLVTLCFGLCILGRRALGTASHSMSASLEPFLYGLHALFKGDFRITCPRDEWVFADMELLNRVVAPGVRMSLKLHQDHFTSPDEYEDPVVLFDAITANEEKMLISHEGDPVWRSAILANTPSLLALRHVMDDGSDEYKIIMLNKRFLSFRVIKVNRECVRGLWAGQQQELVFLRNRNPERGSIQNAKQALRNMINSSCDQPIGYPIYVSPLTTSYAGGHAQLRSVWGGPVSPHNIYAWLLSSWDRLQKGCGAGCNSGGNIEDSDCGGGSASISNNPAGHTTQSTPASSLPQPHLTTLQPPMGTDNPAGPTPTWPHHPHPLPLALLSQSEGRAEGALAASLHRTSSIQGLLGQHLSSSQLSFSSSMVLPPLPAPERFFCPGGRQEGAGGHHHHHGGGRAGLGLVYDSPYGKWSLSGRKGFNGPPAGDSADAGGGPNARTQPPTPGPPPPEASLTQDPLGVTQSKETTPQSPGDPLTPREESTELPLLEHLG, via the exons ATGGGTTCCCAGGCTCTTCAGATATTGCGGCAGGGGGTGTGGGCCTCCCTGACAGGAGGCTGGTATGTGGACCCCCATCAGAGTACGTTTTCAAACTGCTTTCACCTGTACTTGTGGATATTCCTCCTGGCCTTCCCCTTCTTGCTGTACATG GCGCTCCCCCCCACCTTGCTGGTGGCGGGGGTGTACTGCGCGGCCGTGGCGGCGTTCTTCACGGCCGTCAAGACGGTGAACTTCCGCCTCCACACCATGTTCGACCTCGGGGAGATCGTGGAGAAGAGGCAGGCCTCGCTCGCGGCCGATCCCACCAGGGCGGAGGACGGGGATGACGGGTCCGCGGCCCACGACGGGAACCAGCACAG GGACAGTTCTGTTGGAGTGGAGATGACCGTGTTCCGGAAGGTCAACTCCACGCCCCCGGTTCGCTGCAGTTCCCAGCACTCTCTGTTTGGCCTGAACCAAGTGTCG GAGTTTTTACCCCAGTCTGATGACACGGGAGGCGCTAAGG ACATCAAGGAGCTGATGAGGGAGCAGGGCAGCAACAACCTGATCGTGACGTCCGCTCACCGCGACATCTTTCGCCACAACTCGCAGGATGCCCTCC ggGCTGCCAGCGTGGTCCAGTCCTGCATGGCCGCGGCTCTCGTCGGCGACTTTACGGGTTTCATGGGGGTGTCCGGGGGTTACGGAGGCCTGCCGGGGGAGTCCCCATcgatccccccctctccctccagccaggaaGACGGCGGAGACAAAGAGCCCTTTCAGGAGATGGCGGGGGCGCTGGAGCAGTtgccccaggaggaggaggacgaggaggaggacgtggggaggaggagggcctaCTCGCCCCTGGGCCCCTCCGGCGAGTCGGAGAGCCTGGGGGacgcccccctcagccccctgaTCAAGAGCAGCCTGAGCCAGGAGCTGAGCGAGAAcctgctgggcctggggctggaccCGGGGGCCTTCGCCCGCGGGACGGCTCACCCCGGCAGCCGCAGCGGGGTGGCCATGGCGGCCGGCTCCACCGACAGCTGCTTCAGCGGCGGCGGGGGCGCCGCCACCGACCGCGAGACCCTCAGCACGGTCAGCAGCTACCGCAGCGAGAAGACCGACTCCACCCAGCTGGAGAGCCCCTCCCTGAGCCTGCCCCACCCAGCCACCGTCCGCCCCCCGGCCGccgccaccgccccccc cgaGCCCGGCCGAGGGCCCGCGCCGCAGGACGGCAGCGACACGGACAACCTCTCCGACAGCGTGTTGCTGCGCTCGCCCTCCAAAGAGCCCTCGCCCGGGGCGGGGCTGGACCGGACGCTGGTGGAGGGGGACGACCTGCCCCCCGGCGTGGCcgacccctgcccccctccctcctccctccgggactcctccccctccagcagcgGCCACTCGGAGGCTTTCGACCTGGAGCGGAGggcgcccctgccccccctgccccctccacgcCAGGCCAGCTCCGCATCCACGGGGCTGGGCCTCGGTCTGGTGTGCTCGGAGCCCGCTCTCCCCGTGTCCTCCTCGCCGTTCCTGCTCTCGGAGGCGCTGCCCTCGCTGCAGAGCCAGACCCAGCAGGTGGTCCGACCCAAAGACCTCAAGCTGTTGCGGCCTGGAGGAGCCGGCGGAGGCGGCGCGGGCCACAGGCCCGGTCGCCGGAAAGCCCCGCGCAAACGGGGGGGCGCCGGCAGCGGCAGCTTCGACTGCGGCTCGTACCGGCGCCACCACAGCCGCGGGCAGCACCGCGACTACATCCCCGTGCGGAGCCGGCTCGGCGCCAAGGCCTACAGCGAGAGCCTCTTCGAGGACTCGagcgacgacgacgacgacgacggcAGCGACATGAGCGCCGGCTCCAGCCTGGGCTCGCAGTGCCGCTACAGTTCGGACGACGACTCCAGCTCGTCCACCTCCTGCTACTCCCCGGACCTCGCCAGCCCCGGCGTGGCGCCCGCCGAACCTTCCGCCGCCGCCCAGCCGCCGTCGCCCGGAGACGCGGCAGAGCTCGAGGCGACAGGGCCCTCGCACGCCCGCGGGGCCCAGCGCTCGGCTAGCACGGCTAGCGCCAAGACCCACGCCAGGGTCCTCAGTATGGACGGGGCCGGCCACTCCAACGCAGCAGGGGCCCCCTTGCAGGCCTCCTCGCAGCCCccgccctcctcgtcctccaccccGGCCCCGCGCGCCCTCACCATCTCCAAGTCGGACCTGGAGGCGAGGGGTGTGCACAGCGACGGCTTCCCGGGATCGCACCTCCACAGGCTGGAGTCCCTGGGGGGATCCTGGGCCGGTAAccaggcagggtggagagcCGGGGAGCTGGCGGAGGAGGGAGCTGTGGGCGGAG cTCTCGCCCCCGAGGATGCAGGCAAGAGGGACTCTGTGAGCAGCGTGAAGAGGACCCAGGCCATCCGCAGGCGCCACAACGCCGGCagcaaccccaccccacccccgtcGACCATGGGCTCCCCACCCAG CCTGCAGGACCTCCAGCGTGTCCGCACCTCGTCCCACACGCGGGCGCGCACCCTGCCCTCCGCCCTGCACTTCGCCTCCTCCCTGCTGCTGCGGGGCGGCGTGCACGAGGCGTCCACCTTCGACGACACGTCCGAGGGGGCAGTGCACTATTTTTTCGACGAGAGCG gttgttgttgctgtgtcaCAGGAGTGAAGAGGTCGTACACATTTGGCCCTGCAGGAGGGGGCTACGAGGACCCAGTGCA ggagcgagagaggcagtCGCAGTCGTCCAGCTTCACTTCCACAGAGGTGCCAGAGGGGGCGCCGGTGCTGTCCATGCTGCAGCCCAGGCCCGTGGTCCTGCAGGGGATGCAGGTGCGCAGGGTGCCCCTGGAGATGCCGGAG TTCGACCTGGACCACGAGTCCCTCCACGAGTCCCAGGAGAACACCCTGATGATCGAGGAGAAGGCCAAGCCCCGGCAGTACTACCGCTTCTGGGTGCTCCCGGGCCGCTGGCTCCGGGTGCGCTACGACCGGCTAGCCCTGCTAGCCCTGCTGGACCG GAACCGCGGGGTGGGCGAGAACGTGTTGGCGGTTCTGCTAGCCAGCCTGGTGGCCTTCCTGGgcttcctgctcctgctccagggCTTCTTCAGGGACATCTGGGTCTTCCAGTTCTGCCTCGTCATCGCTAGCTGCCAGTACTCCCTCCTCAAG AGTGTTCAACCCGATGCAGCCTCCCCGATGCAC ggccaTAACTGGATCATCGTGTACAGCCGCCCCGTCTACTTCTGCCTGTGCTGCTCTCTCATCTGGCTGCTGGACCTGGTGGGCCGGTCGAGCGCCCTGTTGCCCTTCTCCCTCTACGGCATCACCTTCTTCTCCCCACACTTCCTGCTCTGCGCCAGGGACGTGCTCATAG tgTTTGCCTTGTGTTTCCCTGTGATCTTCCTGTTCGGCCTCCTACCTCAGGTCAACACGTTCATCATGTGTCTGCTGGAGCAAGTGGACATGCACGTGTTCGGGGGAACGG ccaCCACCAGCCCCCTGTCATCCCTGTACAGCCTCATCCGCAGTGTGCTGGTGTCGGCGCTGCTTTATGGATTTTGCCTCGGTGCTATCAAC GCCCCATGGGTGGACCCTCACGTGCCAGTCCTGTTCTCGGTGTTCTGCGGCCTGCTCCTGGCTCTCTCCTACCACCTGAGCCGCCAGAGCAGCGACCCCACCATCCTCTG GTCTCTCATTCGCTCCAGGTTCTTCCCCGAGCTGGACGGTCGCCCCCCCGAGGACCCACCGCTGGAGATCAAGGACCCCCTGCCGGAGAAGCTACGCAACTCTGTG AAGGAGACTCTTCATTCAGACCTGGTGGTGTGTCCGCTCATGGCCGTCATCACCTTCGCCATCAGTGCCAGCACCGTCTTCATCGCCCTGCAG ccGGCCCTCAGTTTCGTCCTGTACGTGGTGGCCGGCGCCGTGGGCTTCCTCACCCACTACGTGCTGCCCCAGCTCCGCAAGCAGCTGCCCTGGTTCTGCCTGGCCCACCCCCTGCTGCGCTCCAGGGAGTACAGCCAGTTCGAGGTCCGCG ACGCGGCCCAGCTCATGTGGTTCGAGAAGCTGTACGCCTGGCTGCAGTGCGTGGAGAAGTACTTCATCTATCCCGCCGTGGTGCTCAACTCCCTGACTACCGAGGCCCGCGGCGTCAGCCAGAACCACAAGGAGCTGGATCTCTA cggccgggctctcttcatctccctggcCGGCATGAAGCTGCTGCGCTCGTCCTTCTGCGCCCCGTCGCTGCAGTACGTCACGCTCTGCTTCACCGCCCTCTTCTTCCACTTCGACTACCCCCACTTCTCCGAGACCTTCCTCCTGGACTTCTACTTCATGTCCATCCTCTTCAGCAAG ctgtGGGACCTCCTCTACAAGCTGCGTTTCGTCCTCACCTACATCGCTCCCTGGCAGATCACCTGGGGCTCCGCCTTCCACGCCTTCGCCCAGCCCTTCGCCGTGCCTC ACTCCGCCATGCTGTTCCTCCAGGCGGTTTTCTCCGCCctcttctccacccctctcaaccCCGTCCTGGGCAGCGCCGTGTTCGTCACCTCCTACACCCGCCCCGTCAAGTTCTGGGAGCGAGATTACAA CACCAAACGGGTGGACCACTCCAACACCAGACTTGCAACCCAGTTAGACCGCAACCCAG GCGCCGACGACAACAACCTGAACTCCATCTTCTACGAGCACCTGACGCGCTCGCTGCAGCACAGCCTATGCGGGGACCTGCTGCTGGGCCGCTGGGGGAACTACGCGGCCGGGGACTGCTTCATCCTGGCCTCCGACTACCTCAACGCCCTGGTGCACATCATCGAGATCGGCAACGGCCTGGTCACCTTCCAGCTCCGCGGCCTGGAGttcaggg gcacctATTGccagcagagggaggtggaggccatcacagagggggtggaggaggacgagggctgctgctgctgcgagCCGGGCCACCTGCCCCACGTGCTCTCCTTCAACGCCGCCTTCGGCCAGcgctggctggcctgggaggtGGCGGCCACCAAGTACATCCTGGAGGGCTACAGCATCAGTGACAACAACGCCGCCTCCATGCTGCAGGTGTTCGACCTGCGCAAGATCCTCATCACCTACTACGTCAAG agcatCATCTACTATGTGAGCCGCTCGGCCAAGCTGGAGGAGTGGCTGGCCAACGAGGCAGTCCAGGAGGCCCTGAGGCCGTGCCTGGGCCCGGCCTACGTGGACAGCGACCCCACCTTCAACCTGAACATCGACGAGGACTACGACCACCGCGCCTCGGGCATCACCCCGGCCGCCTTCTGCGTGGTGTACCTGGACTGGATTCAGTACTGCAACAGCCGGAGGCAGACG CCGGTGGACAGCGAGAGGGACTCCCCCCTGGTCACCCTGTGTTTCGGCCTCTGCAtcctggggaggagggctcTGGGCACGGCCTCGCACAGCATGTCTGCCAG CCTGGAGCCCTTCCTGTACGGCCTCCACGCCCTCTTTAAGGGGGACTTCCGCATCACCTGCCCCAGGGACGAGTGGGTGTTTGCGGACATGGAGCTCCTGAACAGGGTGGTGGCCCCCGGGGTGCGGATGTCTCTGAAACTCCACCAG gaccACTTCACGTCCCCGGACGAGTACGAGGACCCCGTGGTGCTGTTCGACGCCATCACGGCCAACGAGGAGAAGATGCTGATCTCGCACGAGGGCGACCCGGTGTGGCGCAGCGCCATCCTGGCCAACACGCCCTCGCTGCTGGCCCTGCGCCACGTCATGGACGACGGCAGCGACGAGTACAAGATCATCATGCTCAACAAGAGGTTCCTCAGCTTCAGGGTCATCAAG gtgaACAGGGAGTGCGTCCGGGGCCTGTGGGCGGGGCAGCAACAGGAGCTGGTCTTCCTGCGCAACCGCAACCCCGAGCGCGGGAGCATCCAGAACGCCAAGCAGGCCCTGCGGAACATGATCAACTCGTCCTGCGACCAGCCCATCGGCTACCCCATCTACGTGTCGCCGCTGACCACGTCGTACGCCGGCGGCCACGCCCAGCTGCGCTCGGTGTGGGGGGGCCCCGTCAGCCCCCACAACATCTACGCCTGGCTCCTCAGCAGCTGGGACAG GCTGCAGAAGGGGTGCGGCGCCGGCTGCAACAGCGGGGGGAACATCGAGGACTCTGACTGCGGTGGGGGCTCGGCCTCCATCTCCAACAACCCGGCCGGGCACACCACCCAGAGCACCccggcctccagcctcccccagccccacctcacCACCCTGCAGCCCCCCATGG GTACCGACAACCCTGCTGGCCCCACGCCGACTTGGCCCCaccatcctcaccccctccccctggccctgctcagccaatcagagggccgCGCGGAGGGAGCCCTGGCCGCCTCCCTCCACCGCACCTCGTCCATCCAGGGCCTGCTGGGCCAGCACCTCTCCAGCTCCCAGCTGTCCTTCAGCAGCTCCATGGTGCTGCCTCCCCTGCCGGCGCCCGAGCGCTTCTTCTGCCCCGGGGGCCGGCAAGAGGGCGCGGggggccaccaccaccaccacggcgGGGGCAGGGCCGGCCTGGGCCTGGTCTACGACAGCCCCTACGGGAAGTGGAGCCTCTCCGGCAGGAAGGGCTTCAACGGGCCGCCGGCCGGCGATTCGGCGGACGCGGGGGGGGGTCCGAACGCGAGGACACAG CCCCCGACCCCGGGGCCCCCCCCTCCCGAGGCCAGCCTCACCCAGGACCCCCTGGGGGTCACCCAGTCTAAGGAAACCACCCCCCAGTCTCCAGGCGACCCCCTTACCCCCAGGGAGGAGTCTACAGAGCTGCCCTTGTTGGAGCACCTTGGCTAG